From Endomicrobiales bacterium, a single genomic window includes:
- a CDS encoding NlpC/P60 family protein: MIYKAILALSLCFFSMPLWASYALSIGNYVQNEAESVCTKLSAHGYSAYVLYGPSCEVRVGSFQSVEEALKLADKLKVEDKLVASVVEEQEIDQAQFGWNAIENGRSVDENAPGSYSDPKARKIVSLGLALFGRPYKYGGTSKTNGIDCSYFVQTIFKELGESLPRTAREQIKVGHEVDIPDLRVGDLVFFKKTYYLKKKDGKKAGSYTRVNHVGIFIGNGEFMHATTNVKHVTISRLDEKYFRERFAGARRVLK, from the coding sequence ATGATATATAAGGCAATTTTAGCATTATCATTATGTTTCTTTTCTATGCCGCTTTGGGCGTCTTACGCGCTTAGCATTGGCAATTATGTGCAAAACGAGGCAGAAAGCGTTTGCACAAAACTTTCTGCGCATGGCTATAGTGCCTATGTGCTTTATGGGCCAAGCTGTGAGGTTCGCGTTGGTAGTTTTCAATCGGTAGAAGAAGCTCTTAAGTTGGCAGATAAACTTAAGGTTGAAGATAAGCTTGTGGCATCGGTAGTTGAAGAGCAAGAAATTGATCAGGCGCAATTTGGCTGGAACGCAATTGAAAATGGCCGCAGTGTTGATGAAAATGCTCCCGGCAGTTATTCAGACCCAAAGGCCAGAAAAATTGTATCCCTTGGCCTTGCGCTTTTTGGCAGGCCGTATAAATACGGCGGAACAAGCAAAACAAATGGCATAGATTGCTCATATTTTGTTCAGACCATATTTAAAGAGTTAGGTGAAAGCTTGCCTCGCACAGCGCGGGAGCAGATAAAAGTTGGACATGAAGTTGACATACCCGACCTAAGAGTTGGCGACCTTGTTTTCTTCAAAAAAACCTATTACCTTAAAAAGAAAGATGGCAAGAAGGCAGGAAGTTATACAAGAGTTAACCATGTTGGTATTTTTATTGGGAACGGGGAGTTTATGCATGCCACTACAAATGTAAAGCATGTTACAATATCCCGCCTTGATGAAAAATATTTTAGAGAACGCTTTGCCGGCGCAAGACGGGTGCTTAAGTAG